The proteins below come from a single Archangium lipolyticum genomic window:
- a CDS encoding DUF1501 domain-containing protein, which translates to MPNTSRRTLLKWALGAGQLALLERAGLLGSSTARAADIDVPSRLAVLYIPGGYRPAYYFTPMDDADIPLCVPAPSDYSQEPVFFDASKLVNLAPPNGPYKPLRTWQSWNPLNPAERGGFSPLMYGYSHFALHEQLSVLHGIDQGTNDHASAFIASMCGVAGADYRAPAVHSVIANHLFEKYRESRPLPFVVVTGERGTPLGMGLPSHASPVRVPSIEALKPQLSAKPSDNPWWTGLDARTAGPELDAHGQPTGGTLKTTTVERFSLSRAQQLMERSTSKVDNYLEGLHGSLSSVSRVLATDVVSVLESTKGIDTLKTNRPAYLSSYLSNQSFTYTFGLANFHLTGLDPRMDLALRLLKSDLCTSVHVSLQLDFDTHSASGHGYSCAHGRGLMDCVARFLGELKAAPAPGKPGKTLLDDTLVLVMSEFGRSWASRGKDGTYSLPDDHHPYTSVFFAGGNVAANRQVGSYTSRGLGVPVDIIEENGQPSKRVPRAADAVTTALRIMGMDTHEFFIPGGYGEVLGIRRA; encoded by the coding sequence ATGCCGAACACCTCTCGTCGCACACTGCTCAAGTGGGCCCTCGGAGCCGGACAGCTCGCGCTCCTCGAACGCGCGGGGCTCCTCGGTTCGAGCACCGCTCGCGCCGCGGACATCGACGTCCCCTCACGGCTCGCGGTGCTCTACATCCCGGGTGGCTACCGGCCGGCGTATTACTTCACCCCGATGGACGACGCGGACATTCCGCTCTGCGTGCCAGCGCCTTCCGACTACAGCCAGGAGCCCGTCTTCTTCGACGCGAGCAAGCTGGTGAACCTCGCGCCCCCGAACGGGCCCTACAAGCCGCTCCGGACCTGGCAGTCGTGGAATCCCCTCAACCCCGCCGAGCGCGGCGGCTTCAGCCCGCTCATGTACGGCTACTCGCACTTCGCGCTGCACGAGCAGCTGAGCGTGCTGCACGGCATCGACCAGGGCACCAACGACCACGCGAGTGCGTTCATCGCCTCGATGTGCGGCGTCGCCGGCGCGGACTACCGGGCGCCCGCCGTCCACTCGGTAATCGCCAACCACCTGTTCGAGAAGTACCGCGAGAGCAGACCGCTGCCGTTCGTGGTCGTCACCGGTGAGCGCGGTACGCCACTCGGGATGGGGCTGCCCTCGCACGCCTCGCCCGTCCGCGTACCGTCGATCGAAGCGCTCAAGCCCCAACTCTCCGCGAAGCCCTCGGACAATCCCTGGTGGACGGGGCTCGATGCGCGCACCGCGGGGCCCGAGCTGGACGCGCACGGTCAGCCCACCGGCGGCACCTTGAAGACGACCACGGTGGAGCGCTTCTCGCTCTCGCGCGCCCAGCAGCTGATGGAACGCTCGACGTCGAAGGTGGACAACTACCTCGAGGGCCTGCATGGCTCGCTGTCGTCGGTCTCGCGCGTGCTCGCGACGGATGTCGTGTCCGTCCTGGAGAGCACCAAGGGCATCGACACGCTGAAGACGAACCGTCCCGCGTACCTGTCGAGCTATCTCTCGAACCAGTCGTTCACGTACACGTTCGGCCTGGCGAACTTCCACCTCACCGGGCTCGACCCGCGGATGGATCTCGCGCTGCGCCTGCTCAAGTCGGACCTCTGCACCTCGGTGCACGTCTCGCTACAGCTCGACTTCGACACGCACAGCGCCTCCGGCCATGGCTACAGCTGCGCGCACGGCCGCGGACTGATGGACTGCGTCGCGCGCTTCCTGGGAGAGCTCAAGGCCGCACCCGCTCCCGGCAAGCCGGGCAAGACGCTGCTCGATGACACGCTCGTGCTGGTGATGAGCGAGTTCGGCCGCAGCTGGGCCTCGCGCGGAAAGGACGGCACCTACTCCCTGCCGGATGATCACCACCCGTACACCTCGGTCTTCTTCGCGGGCGGCAACGTGGCGGCGAACCGGCAGGTGGGCTCGTACACCTCGCGCGGGCTCGGCGTTCCGGTGGACATCATCGAGGAGAACGGCCAGCCCTCGAAGCGCGTGCCCAGAGCCGCGGATGCCGTGACCACCGCGCTGCGGATCATGGGCATGGACACGCACGAGTTCTTCATCCCCGGTGGTTACGGAGAGGTCCTCGGGATCCGGAGGGCGTAG
- a CDS encoding anthrone oxygenase family protein, with product MFRGPLYALTFFSALGSGLMAGLFFAFSTFVMKALARLPPAQGIAAMQSINATIIRPSFLAVFLGTAVASLVLGVSALLSWERPGARYLLLGGALYLLGVIGVTGVFNVPRNDALAAVDPAQANAASLWASYVSEWTAWNHVRTAAALGATASFILALLG from the coding sequence ATGTTCCGAGGTCCACTCTACGCATTGACCTTTTTCTCGGCGCTCGGCAGCGGCCTCATGGCCGGGCTGTTCTTCGCGTTCTCCACGTTCGTGATGAAGGCCCTCGCCCGCCTCCCGCCAGCGCAGGGAATCGCCGCGATGCAGTCCATCAACGCCACGATCATCAGGCCCTCCTTCCTGGCGGTGTTCCTCGGCACGGCGGTGGCCTCGCTCGTCCTTGGAGTGTCCGCGCTGCTCTCCTGGGAGCGGCCCGGCGCGCGCTACCTGCTGCTCGGCGGCGCACTCTATCTGCTCGGTGTCATCGGCGTGACGGGCGTGTTCAACGTCCCGCGCAATGACGCGCTCGCGGCCGTCGATCCGGCCCAGGCGAACGCCGCCAGCCTGTGGGCGAGCTACGTGTCGGAATGGACGGCGTGGAACCATGTGCGCACGGCCGCGGCGCTCGGGGCCACGGCCTCGTTCATCCTCGCGCTCCTGGGGTAG
- the sitI6 gene encoding SitI6 family double-CXXCG motif immunity protein, translating to MKFYQLRGDPSPRYTGNLNASRKWRLPGVEPCPVCDLQPEGHTMAQYPSVDLSGLPPEELKKLSDSWPVPREEFVRRRELVRPLAPPGAELKPGAAFGPLQGTGLGYFGQLFIQNPWFFCIRHEALERLQSAGVRGLLGCPTQVRFRTRHAPELRDLQLEIHGRFHPDCLPPGEPPCSTCGAVRGYSVPELYWLDATSLPEHVDVFRLADASTLIIASERLVDAVLRLELDGVVFKELGTGAPGTAPTPGARG from the coding sequence ATGAAATTCTATCAGCTCAGGGGCGACCCATCACCGCGCTACACGGGCAACCTGAATGCTTCGCGCAAATGGAGACTGCCCGGCGTGGAGCCCTGTCCTGTCTGCGATCTGCAACCAGAAGGGCATACGATGGCCCAATATCCGAGCGTGGATCTGTCGGGCCTGCCTCCCGAGGAGCTGAAGAAGCTGTCCGATTCCTGGCCCGTCCCGCGCGAGGAGTTCGTCCGGCGGCGTGAGCTGGTGCGCCCGTTGGCACCTCCGGGGGCCGAATTGAAACCGGGAGCGGCGTTTGGCCCGCTGCAAGGAACAGGGTTGGGCTACTTCGGGCAGCTTTTCATCCAAAATCCCTGGTTCTTCTGCATACGTCACGAGGCGCTCGAGCGATTGCAGAGCGCGGGGGTACGCGGCCTTCTTGGCTGTCCTACCCAGGTGAGGTTCCGTACCAGGCACGCACCTGAGCTGCGAGACCTCCAGCTCGAAATCCACGGGCGATTTCATCCGGACTGCCTACCTCCCGGGGAACCTCCATGTTCCACCTGTGGCGCCGTCAGGGGTTACAGCGTCCCGGAGCTGTATTGGCTCGACGCGACATCGCTACCGGAGCACGTGGACGTCTTCCGGTTGGCCGACGCCTCGACGCTCATCATCGCCAGCGAGCGGCTGGTGGACGCGGTGCTCCGCCTGGAGCTGGATGGGGTCGTCTTCAAGGAGCTGGGCACGGGCGCTCCGGGGACGGCACCTACCCCAGGAGCGCGAGGATGA
- the sitA6 gene encoding SitA6 family polymorphic toxin lipoprotein, protein MTRVLRPRGLLSLLLVALLQAACATSSPALRAWEVTAVDNTTSCDDVSADQCVVLACDEGECAFFDCADVDPQALAHVPLAHVAELARFSRPPFRSPGTQRNWRRAGLREDARPRMTFHFRYRQGFLPAFPRIEGKLIKHHLFPQAQQFRQWFTERGINIHEWTMLIPEQVHLRIHRGANGGLWNEAWRQFIEANPGPVPREALIRKAFDLALRFDIAGPIRPYYAPVPPLLTP, encoded by the coding sequence ATGACCCGAGTCCTCCGGCCCCGAGGCCTGCTGTCGCTGTTGCTCGTCGCACTGCTGCAGGCTGCGTGCGCCACCTCCTCACCTGCCTTGCGTGCATGGGAGGTGACAGCGGTTGACAACACCACCTCCTGCGACGATGTGAGCGCTGACCAGTGCGTCGTACTGGCCTGTGACGAGGGCGAGTGCGCTTTCTTCGACTGCGCGGACGTGGACCCACAGGCGCTCGCGCACGTGCCCTTGGCGCATGTGGCGGAACTGGCGCGGTTCTCTCGCCCGCCTTTTCGCAGCCCGGGGACTCAGCGCAATTGGAGACGCGCGGGGCTTCGGGAGGACGCCCGGCCCCGCATGACCTTCCACTTCCGCTACCGCCAGGGATTCCTCCCAGCGTTCCCCCGGATCGAAGGCAAGCTGATCAAACACCACCTCTTTCCCCAGGCGCAGCAGTTCAGGCAATGGTTCACGGAGCGTGGCATCAACATCCACGAGTGGACGATGCTCATCCCGGAACAAGTGCACCTGCGCATTCATCGCGGCGCGAATGGCGGACTGTGGAACGAGGCGTGGCGGCAGTTCATCGAGGCCAACCCAGGTCCAGTGCCGCGGGAGGCGCTGATTCGCAAGGCCTTTGATCTGGCCCTGCGCTTCGACATCGCCGGTCCGATCAGACCGTACTACGCTCCGGTGCCTCCGCTCCTCACCCCTTGA